One part of the Chryseobacterium sp. 7 genome encodes these proteins:
- a CDS encoding tetratricopeptide repeat protein produces MKITVLFCLFMFSLFSSQEKDARQILQQEIIKEHLENGAWKYMLFSKEWQDNIDAGLKKDSTIAYLWQQKAMPLFKQRKYELGMPLIDKAVYYDEEAYLPYRAFILCIFVKNYSKAIDDFKECVKKYGNQYEMDHTYNFYIALCYLQLNLFDKAEKLLSDDIKSTVNKNGEDWVNPVTLFYYGIAKYEQQKWKEAIVEFDKALKLYPRFSDAKFYKAICLKHLNDTIKANILLAEGKKDAEEGNTISESNAIYEKYPYQVIW; encoded by the coding sequence ATGAAGATAACAGTTTTATTTTGTCTTTTTATGTTTTCTTTATTTTCTTCCCAAGAAAAAGATGCAAGACAAATTTTACAACAGGAAATTATAAAAGAACATTTGGAAAATGGTGCATGGAAGTATATGCTTTTTTCTAAAGAATGGCAAGATAATATTGATGCTGGTCTGAAAAAAGACAGTACTATTGCTTACCTCTGGCAGCAAAAAGCAATGCCTCTGTTTAAGCAAAGAAAATATGAATTGGGAATGCCTCTTATTGATAAAGCAGTATATTATGATGAGGAAGCTTATCTACCATATCGAGCTTTTATCTTGTGTATTTTTGTCAAAAATTATTCTAAGGCTATAGATGATTTTAAAGAATGTGTAAAAAAGTATGGAAATCAATATGAAATGGATCACACTTATAACTTTTACATTGCCTTGTGTTATCTTCAGTTGAATCTATTTGATAAAGCAGAAAAATTACTCTCGGATGACATTAAGTCTACGGTTAATAAAAACGGTGAAGATTGGGTAAATCCAGTTACTTTATTTTATTACGGTATTGCGAAATATGAACAACAAAAATGGAAAGAAGCAATTGTAGAATTTGATAAGGCTCTAAAACTATATCCTAGATTTTCAGATGCTAAATTCTATAAAGCTATATGCTTAAAACATTTGAATGATACTATTAAAGCTAATATTCTTTTAGCTGAAGGTAAAAAAGATGCAGAAGAAGGTAATACAATTAGTGAAAGTAATGCTATTTATGAAAAATATCCTTATCAGGTAATATGGTGA
- a CDS encoding HlyD family secretion protein yields the protein MDEINDGLKIYSEEVRDILTDPPKTILKWGNTILLSFIIILLLISWFVKFPDIVSSQIIITTETPPQKLVAKNSGKIDAILVRDKEAVSKNTPLAVLENSASYKDVFLLKSIVDTINLDKSNFPFEKLKSSQLGDVESAFSSFQKEYITNQLNTNFKPYRVENNAQSYEAIQLKERLSLLESQKSINESELKLKHSDLTRSELLYKEGVISMQEIEKQRVLFLQDQKNYKNVLSNISQLRSSINELNKNNKVTIINESKENINLERNVLQSFYQLKKSIKDWELNYVLRSAINGRVNFLQLWSVNQSINIGDNVFSIIPIGGNQYIGKVKAPAQNFGKVKVGQTVNIKLANYPDQEFGILEGVIDNISLTPDKDGNLLLDVSLPKGLQTSYKKRIAFQQEMNGRADIITDDLRLLERLLYQFRSIFKR from the coding sequence ATGGACGAAATAAACGATGGTCTAAAAATTTATAGTGAGGAAGTCAGAGATATTTTGACAGATCCCCCAAAAACTATTTTGAAGTGGGGGAATACAATATTATTAAGTTTTATAATTATTTTACTTCTTATTTCTTGGTTTGTTAAGTTTCCAGATATTGTATCTTCTCAAATTATTATAACAACGGAGACTCCGCCTCAAAAATTAGTTGCTAAAAATTCAGGGAAAATAGATGCTATACTTGTAAGAGATAAAGAAGCTGTTTCAAAAAATACTCCTTTGGCCGTCCTTGAAAATTCTGCCAGTTATAAAGATGTTTTTTTATTAAAAAGTATTGTGGACACAATTAATTTAGATAAATCAAATTTCCCTTTTGAAAAATTAAAATCTTCACAGCTTGGAGATGTTGAAAGTGCATTTTCGTCATTTCAAAAAGAATACATTACTAATCAGCTCAATACTAATTTTAAACCTTATAGGGTAGAAAATAATGCACAAAGCTATGAGGCTATTCAACTCAAAGAAAGACTAAGTTTATTGGAATCTCAGAAAAGTATTAATGAATCTGAATTGAAATTAAAACATAGTGATCTTACCAGAAGTGAATTATTATATAAAGAAGGAGTGATTTCAATGCAAGAAATTGAGAAGCAAAGAGTTTTATTTCTTCAAGATCAAAAAAACTACAAAAATGTATTAAGTAATATATCACAATTACGATCATCCATAAACGAGCTTAATAAAAATAATAAAGTCACAATTATAAATGAAAGTAAGGAAAATATAAATTTAGAAAGAAATGTGCTTCAATCTTTTTATCAATTAAAAAAATCTATAAAAGATTGGGAATTAAACTATGTTCTTCGCTCAGCAATAAATGGTAGGGTTAACTTTTTACAATTATGGTCAGTTAATCAAAGTATTAATATTGGTGATAATGTATTTTCAATCATTCCTATTGGAGGTAATCAGTATATAGGAAAAGTAAAAGCTCCTGCACAAAATTTTGGAAAGGTTAAAGTAGGTCAAACTGTTAATATTAAATTAGCTAATTATCCCGATCAAGAATTTGGAATCTTAGAGGGTGTTATCGATAATATTTCTCTGACTCCTGACAAAGATGGTAATTTGCTACTTGATGTCTCTTTACCAAAAGGACTACAAACATCTTATAAAAAAAGAATTGCATTCCAGCAAGAAATGAACGGTCGTGCTGATATAATTACCGATGATTTACGTTTGCTGGAAAGGTTGCTTTATCAGTTTAGAAGTATATTCAAAAGATAA
- a CDS encoding prolyl oligopeptidase family serine peptidase, protein MKQLIFIIISTLCVILLNAQKINLAPSKPVTDNYFGTEVVDEYRNLENLDDPKTLNWMKSQTDYTSSILDLIPNRNYYLEKRIEFDKRQGYSISDLKITSSDKYFYLKKNGNEKVAKLYYRDGFLGEDKLLYDPSDYKKNENNHDFIINYINPSWDGNTIVISMAEKGNELSEVIIMDVKTKKVRSEIITNVDPVSSGGIKWLDDNSGFIYLYYPTSNSKSRDFYKNSQSVLYKIGTDPKKINDVFSRRNNPDLNIAEDQFPIILDFEKDDQYYIGMIVDYDYFRKTFIIEKKDLLKGKKNWKLLSDIGDKAKNLELYKDDVVFLSSYNSSFNKLCKTNINNPNFKDPNVLVPEKKDEFIKSYRITQDGIYYTTTKNGVEAKLYLYKDGRDIPIKLPYSSGNISLQSQGENSSNIWIVCSGWANDEQRFRYDIKTNTLKPENLVPITEYPEFKDIIVEEITVKSRDGIEIPLSLIYNKNLIRNGRSPLLMEAYGSYGISDAPIFAKSYLLWANQGGIMAIAHVRGGGEKGEQWRLGGYKETKPNTWRDLIDCTEYLIREKYTSKDKVAIWGASAGGITVGRAMTERPDLFKAVIAEVGVMNPLRDETTPNGQPKEFGTIKDPKEFKALLEMDSYHHIKKGIEYPATFITGGINDQRVTVWEPVKFAAKLMADDASNNPILLKVDFEGGHGGNVPVAQRYSNLGDIFAFAFWQLGHPDYQPKENTKK, encoded by the coding sequence ATGAAGCAATTAATATTTATCATTATTAGTACTTTGTGTGTAATTCTTCTGAATGCCCAAAAAATTAATTTGGCACCATCTAAACCTGTTACTGACAATTATTTTGGTACGGAGGTAGTGGACGAATATAGAAATCTGGAAAATTTAGATGATCCGAAAACTCTTAATTGGATGAAGTCTCAGACGGATTATACAAGTTCTATTTTAGACTTGATTCCTAATAGGAATTATTATTTAGAAAAGAGAATAGAGTTTGATAAAAGACAGGGGTATTCTATATCTGATTTGAAAATTACGAGTAGTGATAAATACTTTTATTTGAAGAAAAATGGCAACGAGAAAGTAGCTAAATTATATTATAGGGATGGTTTTCTAGGTGAAGATAAATTACTTTATGATCCTAGTGATTATAAAAAGAATGAAAATAATCATGACTTTATTATCAATTATATAAATCCAAGCTGGGATGGAAATACAATTGTAATTTCAATGGCTGAGAAAGGTAATGAATTATCGGAAGTGATTATTATGGATGTAAAAACAAAAAAAGTTCGTTCCGAAATTATTACAAATGTTGACCCTGTAAGCTCCGGAGGAATCAAATGGCTGGATGATAATAGTGGGTTCATCTATCTTTATTATCCTACATCTAATTCTAAATCTCGGGATTTTTATAAAAATTCACAGTCAGTTTTATATAAAATTGGTACAGATCCCAAAAAGATAAACGATGTTTTTTCTCGTAGAAATAATCCTGATCTTAATATTGCTGAAGATCAATTTCCCATAATTTTAGATTTTGAAAAGGATGATCAATATTACATAGGAATGATTGTAGATTATGATTATTTCAGGAAAACTTTTATTATTGAGAAAAAAGATTTATTAAAAGGCAAAAAAAACTGGAAATTACTCTCTGATATAGGTGATAAAGCAAAAAATTTGGAATTATATAAAGATGACGTTGTTTTCCTATCTAGTTACAATTCATCCTTTAACAAGTTGTGTAAAACAAATATTAACAACCCAAATTTTAAAGATCCGAACGTCCTCGTTCCTGAAAAAAAAGATGAATTCATCAAGAGTTACAGAATTACACAAGATGGTATATATTATACCACGACTAAAAATGGAGTGGAAGCCAAATTATATTTATATAAGGATGGCAGAGATATTCCAATTAAACTTCCTTATTCGTCTGGAAATATTAGTTTACAATCCCAAGGAGAAAATTCATCCAACATTTGGATAGTCTGCTCTGGTTGGGCAAATGATGAACAACGTTTTAGATATGATATAAAAACAAATACTCTCAAACCAGAAAATCTTGTTCCTATTACAGAATACCCTGAATTCAAAGATATAATAGTAGAAGAAATTACCGTAAAATCTAGAGATGGGATAGAAATTCCATTATCTTTAATATATAATAAAAACTTAATTAGAAATGGTAGGTCTCCACTATTAATGGAAGCATATGGTTCGTATGGTATATCTGATGCTCCTATTTTTGCTAAGAGTTACTTGTTATGGGCAAATCAGGGAGGAATAATGGCAATTGCTCATGTCAGAGGTGGAGGAGAAAAAGGTGAACAATGGCGTTTGGGAGGATATAAAGAAACAAAACCCAATACATGGAGGGATTTAATAGATTGTACAGAATATTTGATTAGGGAAAAATACACCTCAAAAGATAAAGTTGCTATTTGGGGCGCTAGTGCTGGAGGAATTACAGTGGGCAGGGCTATGACTGAAAGACCAGACCTTTTTAAAGCTGTTATCGCTGAAGTAGGTGTAATGAATCCTCTTAGAGATGAGACAACACCTAATGGTCAGCCAAAAGAATTTGGCACAATCAAGGACCCAAAAGAATTTAAAGCATTGCTAGAAATGGATTCTTACCATCATATTAAAAAAGGAATAGAATATCCTGCTACTTTTATTACAGGAGGAATAAACGATCAGAGAGTTACCGTTTGGGAACCTGTGAAATTTGCTGCCAAGCTAATGGCTGATGATGCTTCTAATAATCCTATCTTATTGAAAGTAGATTTTGAAGGGGGACATGGAGGTAATGTACCTGTTGCTCAAAGATATTCTAATTTAGGAGATATTTTTGCTTTTGCATTCTGGCAGCTTGGACATCCCGATTACCAGCCAAAAGAAAACACAAAAAAATAA
- a CDS encoding DUF3472 domain-containing protein has translation MRLKLLADTFLGIAALLVFQSCAENTMAAEDTVAAQKNTSALRKASAFSVPVAGNSFLTVKPSGASEVITSSNLGNWTNSNTVISTYFRVSSTGTLNIGLKASVPSGTSVVKVTVGGTSKNVTLTGSGYKDYTVGDFTISSPGYVKVDLQGVSKTGGYFADVTNVTFSGAASTGTNVYSNDPSYYYWARRGPSCHLNYVIPTTSNVSYYYNEVTVPVGEDKIGSYFMANGFSAGYFGMQVNSATERRILFSVWSPFETDDPNNIPPDHKIILNRAGTGVTIGEFGNEGSGGQSYYKYNWVAGQTYKFLLKGEPDGTGKTDFTAWFLSPDATTWKLIASWKRPQTSTYLKSFYSFVENFNPENGYQGRKAEFKNQWIRTSDGNWFAVSGAKFSVDNTYNAQQRIDAMGGTSGNSFFLQNGGFFNTIIAPGTSFSVTAPTQAPNINFSTLP, from the coding sequence ATGAGATTAAAATTATTAGCCGATACTTTTCTGGGTATCGCTGCATTGCTTGTTTTTCAATCATGTGCAGAAAACACTATGGCAGCTGAAGATACTGTTGCAGCACAGAAAAACACCTCAGCATTAAGAAAAGCTTCGGCTTTCAGTGTTCCGGTTGCGGGAAATTCTTTTTTAACGGTAAAACCTTCGGGAGCCAGCGAGGTCATCACCTCAAGTAATCTAGGTAACTGGACGAACTCCAATACTGTGATCAGCACTTATTTCAGGGTAAGCAGTACGGGAACGTTAAACATTGGATTAAAAGCTTCTGTTCCTTCGGGTACAAGTGTTGTAAAAGTAACGGTAGGCGGCACTTCTAAAAATGTTACTTTAACGGGTTCCGGATATAAGGACTATACTGTTGGAGATTTTACTATTTCCTCTCCGGGCTATGTAAAGGTCGATCTTCAGGGTGTCTCTAAAACCGGTGGCTATTTTGCTGATGTGACGAATGTAACTTTCAGTGGAGCCGCTTCTACAGGAACCAATGTTTACAGCAATGATCCTTCTTATTATTATTGGGCGCGTAGAGGGCCTTCCTGTCATCTTAATTATGTAATTCCAACAACCAGCAATGTGAGCTATTATTACAATGAAGTAACAGTTCCGGTGGGAGAAGATAAGATTGGCTCTTATTTTATGGCGAATGGCTTTAGTGCGGGCTATTTTGGAATGCAGGTGAACTCTGCTACGGAAAGAAGAATTTTATTCTCTGTATGGAGTCCATTTGAGACCGATGATCCGAATAATATTCCTCCTGATCACAAAATTATTCTGAACAGAGCCGGTACCGGGGTAACGATTGGAGAATTTGGCAATGAAGGTTCCGGCGGGCAAAGTTATTATAAATATAACTGGGTGGCAGGGCAAACCTATAAATTCTTATTAAAAGGCGAACCGGATGGCACCGGAAAAACAGATTTCACAGCATGGTTTCTCTCACCAGATGCTACAACATGGAAACTGATAGCCAGCTGGAAAAGACCTCAAACCAGTACTTATCTTAAAAGCTTCTACAGCTTTGTTGAGAATTTCAATCCTGAAAATGGATATCAGGGCAGAAAGGCAGAATTTAAAAACCAATGGATAAGAACTTCAGACGGCAACTGGTTTGCTGTTTCAGGGGCAAAATTCAGTGTGGATAATACTTATAATGCCCAACAAAGAATAGATGCAATGGGAGGAACAAGTGGTAATTCTTTCTTTTTGCAAAATGGAGGATTCTTTAATACGATTATTGCTCCCGGAACATCGTTTTCGGTTACTGCACCTACACAGGCTCCGAACATCAATTTTTCTACACTTCCATAA
- a CDS encoding helix-turn-helix transcriptional regulator: protein MMKHKYLFLFFIVNNAFFAQKILENDSLKKYSFLDLKVKFDEYYHRDKTRESKLIAKYFLQKAKTERNQSQIAEGYMLMQFDAGFTDALKYIDSVGIYSKSLDKKIYPAKIYLLRGNLYFKFDYLKQALDSYILALKYAKENKNERQIAFTELNIAFLQNYIGKYKEAAKTFRHYLYNGKSLYSIERSQIQQNLVDAYIVLNELDSAKALIQEGIQFSLKSKDKYNYYKYLSQQGYYNVKTKNYTKAVSDLQLCKKYFSTDSSDLNTNYTLFVLGKAYVGLHEKDKAVQNFIKIDSNIQKSNNTFPELREVYTYLIDYYKEKNDKEKQLYYIDRFLKVDKKLDEQFQYLSTELPKKYDTPTLLQEKEDIINDLKNRKTILYASIGILLLILFLILYLYYKAKKTAKEQRKIAQELIHSIEKRNSESTTDIKKEIPELSQTPEHAETENIITKTVPEEVTLFILNELETFENKQLFLKNGITLASLAKNIKTNTSYLSETINNHKGKNFTSYLNDLRIDYVLERLVTDKKFRSYKLPAIAEEIGYNNVQAFAAAFKKKTGTTPSIYIKEIETQQ from the coding sequence ATGATGAAACATAAATATCTCTTTTTATTTTTTATAGTTAATAATGCATTTTTTGCTCAAAAGATACTTGAGAATGATTCTCTAAAAAAATATAGTTTCTTAGATCTTAAAGTTAAATTTGATGAGTATTACCATAGAGATAAAACCCGTGAATCTAAATTAATCGCTAAATATTTTCTTCAAAAGGCAAAAACTGAAAGAAATCAAAGTCAAATAGCAGAAGGGTATATGCTTATGCAGTTTGACGCAGGATTTACCGATGCCTTGAAGTATATTGATAGCGTAGGAATCTATTCTAAAAGTTTAGACAAAAAAATATACCCCGCAAAAATTTATTTACTACGTGGAAACTTATACTTTAAATTTGATTATTTAAAACAAGCACTTGATAGTTACATTTTGGCATTAAAATATGCAAAAGAAAATAAAAACGAAAGACAAATTGCTTTTACAGAGCTCAATATTGCTTTTTTACAAAACTATATTGGAAAATATAAAGAGGCAGCAAAAACTTTTAGACATTATTTGTATAATGGTAAGTCCTTATACAGTATTGAACGGAGCCAGATACAGCAGAATTTAGTGGATGCCTATATAGTTCTTAATGAGTTAGATTCTGCAAAAGCATTAATTCAAGAAGGAATTCAATTTTCTTTAAAAAGTAAAGATAAGTACAATTACTATAAATACTTATCTCAACAGGGCTATTATAATGTTAAAACGAAAAATTACACGAAAGCAGTCAGCGACTTGCAGCTTTGTAAAAAATACTTTTCAACAGATTCTAGTGATTTAAATACTAACTATACCTTATTTGTTTTGGGTAAAGCTTACGTAGGATTACATGAAAAGGACAAAGCAGTTCAAAATTTTATAAAGATAGATTCTAATATACAGAAAAGCAATAATACTTTTCCTGAACTTCGAGAAGTATATACCTATCTCATAGATTATTACAAAGAAAAGAACGATAAAGAAAAACAATTGTATTATATTGACCGTTTTTTAAAAGTAGACAAAAAACTTGATGAGCAGTTTCAATATTTGTCCACAGAACTGCCCAAGAAATATGATACCCCTACCCTTTTACAGGAAAAAGAAGATATCATCAACGATTTAAAAAACAGGAAAACAATTTTATATGCTTCAATTGGTATCTTATTATTAATTCTTTTCTTGATTCTTTATCTTTATTATAAAGCAAAGAAAACAGCAAAAGAACAACGAAAAATTGCCCAGGAACTGATTCATAGTATTGAAAAAAGAAATTCTGAATCTACTACAGATATTAAAAAAGAAATTCCTGAGCTGTCTCAAACTCCTGAACATGCTGAAACAGAAAATATAATAACTAAAACTGTTCCAGAAGAGGTTACTCTATTTATTCTAAATGAATTGGAAACTTTTGAAAATAAACAATTGTTTTTAAAAAATGGGATTACATTAGCCAGTCTGGCAAAAAATATAAAAACCAATACGTCTTATTTGTCTGAAACGATCAATAATCATAAAGGCAAGAATTTCACTTCCTATCTTAATGACCTGCGCATTGATTACGTCTTGGAACGGCTTGTAACCGATAAGAAATTCCGGTCTTATAAATTACCGGCTATTGCCGAAGAAATTGGTTATAATAATGTGCAGGCATTTGCGGCTGCATTTAAGAAAAAAACCGGAACTACCCCTTCAATTTACATTAAAGAAATCGAGACTCAACAATAA
- a CDS encoding type II CAAX prenyl endopeptidase Rce1 family protein gives MVYIKNLFYFYFSPTKETVSSLPLCSKIINIFSFLLLQYLFILLITGIRILLQIKGILEPLKYDGEMNTLTNSLFLSVLLGPLLEEIVFRLWLIYDKINISISVAYILLWVSAKVFGVHWFSSIPYVLIFVLVFISIFTALFFLLKRYENQKIISFWEKNQKLFIIISCIFFGAIHIGNYTTNNNSIIYYFITFAPQIFFGFILCYIRIRMGFGASVATHSINNFIPLILSKII, from the coding sequence ATGGTTTATATTAAAAATTTATTTTATTTTTATTTTTCCCCCACCAAAGAAACTGTATCTTCCTTACCTCTTTGTTCAAAAATTATTAATATTTTCAGTTTTTTGCTATTACAATATTTATTTATATTACTAATTACGGGAATTAGAATTCTTTTACAAATCAAAGGCATTTTAGAACCTCTAAAATATGATGGAGAAATGAATACATTAACAAATTCCTTATTTCTTTCGGTGCTTTTAGGTCCTTTATTAGAGGAGATTGTTTTTAGATTATGGCTTATATATGATAAAATAAATATATCTATAAGTGTTGCATATATTTTATTATGGGTAAGTGCAAAAGTTTTTGGAGTGCATTGGTTCAGTAGTATTCCATATGTATTAATTTTCGTTTTAGTATTTATTTCAATTTTTACAGCATTATTTTTTCTTTTGAAAAGATATGAAAATCAGAAAATAATCAGTTTTTGGGAGAAGAATCAAAAATTATTTATTATCATATCCTGTATTTTTTTTGGTGCTATTCACATAGGAAACTATACGACAAATAATAATTCTATAATTTACTATTTTATAACTTTTGCTCCTCAAATTTTCTTCGGATTCATTCTATGCTATATAAGAATAAGGATGGGATTTGGAGCTAGTGTTGCCACACATTCTATAAACAATTTTATACCACTGATTCTTTCTAAAATAATATGA
- a CDS encoding peptidase domain-containing ABC transporter, with product MVIKNKFPFYKQLDSRDCGPTCLRMIAKFYGKTFSREFLREKASITTTGVTMAGIAEAAEAIELRALGVRVSMESLVNEAPTPFIVPWRQKHFVVVYKTDENKISVADPAQGLLSYSHEDFRLAWTNAADETGFCLLLEPNTKFDSQEGEKIQAKGFSFLYPYFKPYKKLINQLFIGLLVATVIQFILPFLMQTVVDVGVNNKDIPFIYLILASQFILISTQTLVSIFREWVLIHITSRFNIKMISDFLYKMLKLPVNYFDTRNAGEHLQRISDHTRVQNFVSSSTLNMLFSIVTFIVFNGILAYYSLKIFLVFLVSAILYTGWTFFFLKKRAELDFKRFDQTSQSQNNLLQIISGIKEIKLNNSQRKNRWKWEFTQITLFKTSLSSLKLAQYQSVGASTINEFKNIFITFLSAKAVIDGDLTLGMMTSIQYIVGQLNVPLTNSITFIQNWQDAKISLERLSQVHTKEDEDVVSENKLKELPKDKSIILRDVSYRYGGKSTPFVLKNINCIIPEGKTTAIVGASGSGKTTLMKLLLKFYDATQGNIDIGSVDLAGINNDFWRMNCGAVMQDTFMFNDTIAGNISESEQNEIIDREKLYHSAFVANIDEFIQTLPNKYNTELGTSGVRLSGGQEQRMMIARAVYKNPSYVFFDEATSALDANNEKVIMENLNQFIKGRTSIIVAHRLSTVKNADQIIVLEKGEIVEQGNHEDLVSMRGKYYELVKNQLELGN from the coding sequence ATGGTGATAAAAAATAAGTTCCCTTTTTATAAACAACTAGACAGTAGGGATTGTGGACCTACTTGTTTACGAATGATTGCTAAATTTTATGGCAAAACATTTTCTAGAGAGTTTTTACGAGAAAAAGCCAGCATTACAACTACAGGTGTAACAATGGCAGGCATAGCAGAGGCTGCGGAGGCTATTGAATTGAGAGCTTTAGGTGTGCGAGTTTCAATGGAAAGCTTAGTTAATGAAGCACCGACTCCCTTTATTGTGCCCTGGAGACAAAAGCACTTTGTAGTTGTATACAAAACTGATGAAAATAAAATTTCTGTAGCAGATCCAGCTCAAGGTTTGCTAAGTTATTCTCATGAAGATTTTAGATTAGCCTGGACTAATGCAGCAGATGAAACTGGATTTTGTCTTTTATTAGAACCTAATACAAAATTCGATAGTCAGGAGGGCGAGAAAATACAAGCAAAAGGCTTTTCATTTTTATATCCTTACTTTAAACCTTATAAAAAACTGATTAATCAGCTATTTATCGGTTTGCTGGTGGCTACTGTTATTCAATTTATTTTACCTTTTCTAATGCAGACGGTTGTGGATGTTGGGGTAAATAACAAGGATATTCCATTTATATATTTGATTTTAGCATCACAATTCATTCTTATATCAACTCAAACCTTGGTCAGTATTTTTAGAGAATGGGTACTTATACATATAACAAGTAGATTTAATATCAAAATGATTTCTGATTTTTTGTATAAAATGCTTAAACTTCCAGTTAATTATTTTGATACTCGAAATGCAGGAGAACATTTACAAAGAATCAGTGATCATACTCGTGTCCAAAACTTTGTTTCTTCTTCCACGCTTAATATGCTGTTTTCGATAGTAACTTTTATTGTTTTCAATGGTATTTTAGCATATTATAGTCTTAAAATATTTTTAGTTTTCCTAGTTTCTGCCATTTTATATACAGGTTGGACTTTCTTTTTCTTAAAGAAAAGGGCAGAATTAGATTTTAAGCGTTTTGACCAAACTTCACAAAGCCAAAACAATCTATTGCAAATAATTAGTGGCATAAAAGAAATTAAACTAAATAATTCACAACGTAAAAATCGATGGAAATGGGAATTTACACAAATTACATTATTTAAAACTTCCTTAAGTTCTTTAAAGTTAGCACAATATCAAAGTGTTGGAGCAAGTACGATTAATGAATTTAAAAATATTTTCATCACTTTTCTTTCTGCAAAGGCGGTAATAGATGGAGATCTTACATTAGGGATGATGACTTCGATACAATATATAGTGGGACAACTCAATGTTCCACTTACTAACTCTATAACTTTCATCCAAAATTGGCAAGACGCTAAAATTAGTTTAGAAAGACTTTCTCAGGTACATACAAAGGAAGATGAAGATGTAGTATCTGAAAATAAGCTAAAGGAGTTGCCTAAAGATAAAAGCATTATTCTTCGAGACGTATCTTATAGATATGGAGGTAAATCTACACCATTTGTTTTAAAAAATATTAACTGTATAATTCCCGAAGGAAAAACTACAGCAATTGTAGGTGCTAGTGGAAGTGGCAAGACAACTTTAATGAAGCTTTTATTAAAGTTTTATGATGCTACACAAGGAAATATTGATATAGGTAGTGTTGATTTAGCGGGTATAAATAATGATTTTTGGAGAATGAATTGTGGAGCGGTAATGCAAGACACTTTTATGTTTAATGATACTATTGCCGGTAATATATCTGAATCCGAACAAAATGAAATTATTGATAGGGAAAAACTATATCATTCTGCTTTTGTTGCCAATATTGATGAGTTTATACAAACTTTACCCAATAAATACAATACTGAATTAGGAACATCTGGTGTTCGGCTAAGTGGTGGACAGGAACAAAGAATGATGATTGCAAGAGCTGTATATAAAAACCCGTCTTATGTTTTTTTTGATGAGGCAACATCTGCTTTAGATGCTAATAATGAAAAAGTAATTATGGAAAACCTCAATCAATTCATCAAAGGAAGAACATCAATTATAGTGGCTCATAGATTGAGTACCGTAAAAAATGCAGATCAGATTATTGTTCTTGAAAAAGGAGAAATTGTAGAACAAGGAAATCATGAAGATTTAGTTTCAATGCGTGGTAAATATTATGAATTAGTCAAAAACCAATTAGAATTAGGCAATTAA